The proteins below come from a single Mya arenaria isolate MELC-2E11 chromosome 8, ASM2691426v1 genomic window:
- the LOC128244775 gene encoding uncharacterized protein LOC128244775 produces the protein MFGLIVPWLFLVSGLVASKAVQMEDTQSRSVPIATTHRSCFVCAGPLAICENLIKSVTCPVDKQFCINELTNREDTLRTVDRRCGTQQECHDRWLNGTSSSDRCANFDQHFVYTSQFTCDYCCTSDNCNLQVNPTDQFNPALG, from the exons ATGTTCGGATTAATCGTTC CGTGGTTGTTCCTTGTGAGTGGTTTGGTAGCATCGAAAGCGGTCCAAATGGAAG ACACCCAGAGTCGCTCGGTGCCCATTGCAACTACACATA GGTCATGTTTTGTCTGCGCGGGACCATTGGCAATTTGTGAGAACCTTATCAAATCCGTTACCTGCCCTGTAGACAAACAGTTTTGCATAAATGAGCTGACAAACCGCGAAGATACCTTGAGAACAGTAGATAGAAG atGTGGCACTCAACAGGAATGTCATGACCGCTGGTTAAATGGGACTTCATCGAGCGACAGGTGTGCTAACTTCGACCAACATTTCGTTTACACAAGCCAGTTCACATGCGACTATTGTTGTACATCGGATAACTGCAACCTTCAAGTCAATCCCACTGACCAATTCAATCCCGCATTGGGCTAA